The Micromonospora krabiensis genome window below encodes:
- a CDS encoding ABC transporter ATP-binding protein has product MSTTGVLRISDVEVEYRSRGRGRVRAVAGVSLDVRPGQVVGLVGESGCGKSSLARVAVGLAAPSAGTVTFDGRPVTPLGWRRRPGDQVALQMVFQNPYASLNPRRTIGAQLLDGVPATLTGAARRDRVHDLLDRVGMPAATAERYPHQFSGGQRQRLAIARALAPQPRMIIADEPVTALDASSQAQVVNLLVGLARDLDMGMLFISHDLALVHEIADVTAVMYLGRIVETAPTRDLWRAPRHPYTRALIDAVPQIGPAPRLPATLAGEVPDPANAPTGCRFRPRCPHAFDACVEQPPTVEMGGRSAACWLTDPTVAPTTASR; this is encoded by the coding sequence GTGAGCACCACCGGCGTGCTGCGGATCAGCGACGTGGAGGTCGAGTACCGGTCCCGGGGACGCGGCCGGGTGCGGGCCGTCGCCGGGGTCAGCCTGGACGTGCGGCCCGGCCAGGTCGTCGGCCTCGTCGGCGAGTCCGGCTGCGGCAAGTCCTCCCTGGCCCGGGTCGCGGTCGGGCTGGCCGCGCCGAGCGCCGGGACCGTCACGTTCGACGGGCGACCGGTCACCCCGCTCGGGTGGCGACGCCGCCCCGGCGACCAGGTCGCCCTCCAGATGGTCTTCCAGAACCCGTACGCCTCGCTGAACCCCCGACGGACGATCGGCGCCCAACTGCTCGACGGCGTACCGGCCACCCTCACCGGCGCGGCCCGCCGCGACCGCGTCCACGACCTGCTCGACCGGGTCGGCATGCCCGCCGCCACCGCCGAGCGCTACCCGCACCAGTTCTCCGGCGGCCAGCGGCAACGACTCGCGATCGCCCGGGCCCTCGCCCCACAACCCCGGATGATCATCGCCGACGAGCCGGTCACCGCCCTGGACGCCTCGTCGCAGGCCCAGGTCGTCAACCTCCTCGTCGGGCTGGCCCGCGACCTCGACATGGGCATGCTGTTCATCTCCCACGACCTCGCCCTGGTGCACGAGATCGCCGACGTCACCGCCGTCATGTACCTGGGCCGGATCGTCGAGACCGCGCCCACCCGCGACCTGTGGCGCGCACCCCGGCACCCGTACACGCGGGCGCTGATCGACGCGGTGCCGCAGATCGGCCCGGCGCCCCGCCTGCCCGCGACCCTGGCCGGGGAGGTGCCCGACCCGGCCAACGCCCCGACCGGCTGCCGGTTCCGTCCCCGCTGCCCGCACGCCTTCGACGCCTGCGTCGAGCAGCCACCCACCGTCGAGATGGGCGGCCGCAGCGCCGCCTGCTGGCTCACCGACCCCACGGTGGCACCGACCACCGCCTCCCGCTGA
- a CDS encoding ABC transporter permease: MTTLAPDPVAPDPKAVRALGRRRWLARLRGGPTARPIWRQPIAVAALVLLGGWLLVALLAPVLAPYDPLRQSPDAYAAPSAAHWFGTDSLGRDVFSRVLYGARLSIPLALAIVSLALLVGGLLGLVAGYVGRFVDEALMRLTDLVFAFPQIILAMAVTAAFGPNTRNAVLALVIVSWPVYARVIRGAVLSMRGDDYVDAARLLGVGPVRALRRDVLPNSIGPAIVLATLELGNAVLLLAALSFLGLGPRPPAAEWGSMVALGAQDLSMWWVSVFPGLAILTVVMAFNVLGDALRDRLDPRYTKGR, translated from the coding sequence ATGACGACACTCGCACCCGATCCGGTGGCCCCGGACCCGAAGGCGGTGCGCGCGCTGGGCCGGCGACGCTGGCTCGCCCGGCTGCGCGGCGGCCCCACCGCCCGCCCGATCTGGCGACAGCCGATCGCCGTGGCGGCCCTGGTCCTGCTCGGCGGGTGGCTGCTGGTGGCCCTGCTCGCCCCGGTCCTCGCCCCGTACGACCCGCTGCGGCAGAGCCCCGACGCCTACGCGGCGCCGTCGGCGGCGCACTGGTTCGGCACCGACTCGCTCGGCCGGGACGTGTTCAGCCGGGTCCTGTACGGCGCCCGGCTGTCCATCCCGCTCGCGCTGGCCATCGTGTCGCTGGCGCTGCTCGTCGGCGGGCTGCTCGGCCTCGTCGCCGGCTACGTGGGCCGGTTCGTCGACGAGGCGTTGATGCGCCTGACCGACCTGGTGTTCGCGTTCCCGCAGATCATCCTGGCGATGGCGGTGACCGCCGCGTTCGGCCCCAACACCCGCAACGCGGTCCTGGCCCTGGTCATCGTCTCCTGGCCGGTCTACGCCCGGGTCATCCGCGGCGCCGTGCTGAGCATGCGCGGCGACGACTACGTCGACGCCGCCCGGCTGCTCGGCGTCGGACCGGTCCGCGCGCTGCGCCGCGACGTCCTGCCCAACAGCATCGGCCCGGCGATCGTCCTGGCCACCCTGGAACTCGGCAACGCGGTGCTGCTGCTCGCCGCCCTGTCCTTCCTCGGCCTGGGCCCCCGCCCACCCGCCGCCGAGTGGGGCTCCATGGTCGCCCTCGGCGCGCAGGACCTGTCCATGTGGTGGGTCAGCGTCTTCCCCGGCCTGGCCATCCTCACCGTGGTGATGGCCTTCAACGTGCTGGGCGACGCCCTGCGGGACCGGCTCGACCCCCGCTACACGAAGGGACGCTGA
- a CDS encoding ABC transporter ATP-binding protein — protein sequence MAPLLDVDSLAVTLPHPRGPLPILHDVSLTVGEGELVGIAGESGCGKSLTAQTLLGLLPAGATVRGSARFAGTDLLGLDARGWQRVRGAGIAMVFQDPSAALHPMLTIGRQLTEHMRVHLRMDRGAATRRAVELLDQVRIPDPERALRAYPHQFSGGMRQRAAIAIALAARPRLLIADEPTTALDVTVQAGILALLDRLRAETGLAVAFITHDLGVLSALTTRGYVFYAGRVVETGPTGALLTAPTHPYTAALLGARPHGTQAGGTLRPISGGPPAPGESPPGCPFQPRCGYAEAACGTAPPPLAPAGPDRSVACVVRPRLEVAA from the coding sequence ATGGCGCCGCTGCTCGACGTCGACTCCCTCGCCGTCACCCTGCCGCACCCGCGCGGGCCGCTGCCGATCCTGCACGACGTGTCGCTGACCGTCGGCGAGGGCGAGCTGGTCGGCATCGCCGGGGAGAGCGGCTGCGGCAAGAGCCTCACCGCGCAAACCCTGCTCGGGCTGCTGCCCGCCGGCGCCACCGTCCGCGGCTCGGCCCGCTTCGCGGGCACCGACCTGCTCGGCCTCGACGCCCGGGGCTGGCAGCGCGTCCGCGGCGCGGGCATCGCCATGGTGTTCCAGGACCCCAGCGCAGCCCTGCACCCGATGCTCACCATCGGCCGGCAACTCACCGAACACATGCGGGTGCACCTGCGGATGGACCGAGGGGCCGCCACCCGCCGGGCGGTGGAACTGCTCGACCAGGTCCGCATCCCCGACCCGGAGCGCGCCCTGCGCGCCTACCCGCACCAGTTCTCCGGCGGCATGCGGCAGCGGGCGGCCATCGCCATCGCCCTGGCCGCCCGGCCCCGGCTGCTGATCGCCGACGAGCCGACGACCGCCCTCGACGTCACCGTACAGGCCGGCATCCTCGCCCTGCTGGACCGGCTGCGCGCCGAGACCGGGCTGGCCGTCGCGTTCATCACCCACGACCTCGGGGTGCTCAGCGCGCTCACCACCCGGGGCTACGTCTTCTACGCCGGGCGGGTCGTGGAGACCGGCCCCACCGGGGCGCTGCTCACCGCGCCCACCCACCCGTACACGGCGGCGCTGCTGGGCGCGCGCCCCCACGGCACCCAGGCCGGCGGGACGCTGCGTCCCATCTCCGGCGGCCCACCCGCCCCCGGCGAGTCGCCGCCCGGCTGCCCGTTCCAACCCCGGTGCGGGTACGCCGAAGCGGCCTGCGGGACCGCGCCGCCGCCGCTCGCCCCCGCCGGGCCGGACCGGTCGGTGGCCTGCGTCGTCCGTCCGAGGCTGGAGGTAGCCGCGTGA